A single window of Caldicellulosiruptor bescii DSM 6725 DNA harbors:
- a CDS encoding glycoside hydrolase family 65 protein: MRKLPKKESIFLPDEWNIIEDGFHPENNFMLETIFTVANGYLGLRGNLDEDFPDKSQSFKATYINGFYEEYDITYPEGGYGFAKRGEAMVNVADVKTFEIMIEGENFNLFSGKIYKHIRKLDMKSGTVVREILWESERGRKIFISFERLACFKRQHLGAINIRIKPLNFSGRIKIVSKIDGNSSNLLETEDVRIGSGIEKFPFETIKAYSDKLNGFLMQKTKKSRLSYGCMVDHVLSIKEFFCKSFADKEKNLVIFEIEFDAK; the protein is encoded by the coding sequence TTGAGAAAGCTTCCCAAAAAGGAATCTATATTTTTGCCAGATGAATGGAACATAATAGAAGATGGATTTCATCCTGAAAATAATTTTATGCTTGAGACCATTTTTACAGTTGCAAATGGATATTTAGGCCTGAGGGGAAACTTGGATGAAGATTTTCCTGACAAAAGCCAGAGCTTTAAAGCAACATATATCAACGGCTTTTATGAAGAGTATGATATAACCTATCCAGAGGGTGGATATGGATTTGCAAAGCGTGGCGAGGCAATGGTAAATGTAGCTGATGTGAAGACATTTGAAATAATGATTGAGGGTGAAAACTTCAATTTATTCAGTGGAAAAATTTATAAACATATTAGAAAACTTGACATGAAGAGCGGAACGGTAGTACGTGAAATACTCTGGGAATCCGAACGTGGCAGAAAAATTTTTATATCTTTTGAGCGGCTTGCATGTTTTAAAAGGCAGCATTTAGGAGCAATTAATATTAGAATTAAACCTCTCAATTTTTCTGGTAGAATAAAAATTGTAAGTAAAATAGATGGAAACTCTTCAAATCTGCTTGAGACAGAAGATGTGAGGATTGGTTCTGGAATAGAAAAATTTCCTTTTGAGACAATTAAAGCTTACAGTGATAAACTTAATGGTTTTTTGATGCAGAAAACTAAAAAGAGTAGACTCTCGTATGGCTGTATGGTAGATCACGTTTTGAGCATCAAAGAATTTTTCTGCAAATCTTTTGCTGACAAAGAGAAAAATCTTGTTATATTTGAAATTGAATTTGATGCTAAATAA
- a CDS encoding ferritin family protein, with product MPSFANPFQGNVNRKMTKQELIQAIRLDIASELEAIFIYDAHVQATDDQVAKRVIANIRDEEKAHVGELMTLLRILDPEEAEHFLEGEEEVKNMLRELGIETEAKQGGFTIGSLVDEGKEKD from the coding sequence ATGCCAAGTTTTGCAAACCCTTTTCAGGGAAATGTGAACAGGAAAATGACAAAACAAGAGTTAATTCAGGCAATTCGCCTTGACATTGCATCAGAGCTTGAAGCTATTTTTATCTATGACGCTCATGTGCAGGCAACAGATGACCAAGTAGCAAAAAGAGTAATTGCAAATATCAGAGATGAAGAAAAAGCACATGTGGGAGAGCTAATGACACTCCTGAGAATTCTTGACCCTGAGGAAGCTGAACACTTTTTAGAAGGTGAAGAAGAAGTGAAAAATATGCTCAGAGAACTTGGAATTGAAACTGAAGCAAAGCAGGGTGGGTTTACAATTGGAAGTTTAGTTGATGAAGGAAAGGAGAAAGATTAA
- a CDS encoding family 1 encapsulin nanocompartment shell protein: protein MKERRKIKMYFMGRDQSPLKSEHWKVIDEIVINTAKKVLVGRRFLHLFGPLGPQTHTIFADVVEEAESKKAVRRYYPLKQIYEDFKLSWNDLEYILSGTGPYDFSQVARATLECAKKEDEFIFWGCKELGLEGILTATGTNRLKKGNWNEGETAYSEIVKGIELLLRKGYIGKLVLILSPDIYVQLSRINPMAGVLELERISKLVDNNIFKTPVLGEGKAVLVCAEFSNIDLTIGQDMIVTYMGNDKLDHEFRIIETIVLRIKNKDSIVIFE, encoded by the coding sequence ATGAAGGAAAGGAGAAAGATTAAGATGTATTTCATGGGGCGAGACCAATCACCGTTGAAAAGTGAACATTGGAAAGTAATAGATGAGATTGTAATTAATACTGCAAAAAAAGTGTTAGTTGGTCGACGATTTTTGCATCTTTTTGGTCCTTTAGGTCCACAAACACATACTATCTTTGCCGATGTTGTTGAAGAAGCAGAAAGCAAAAAAGCTGTAAGAAGATATTACCCTTTAAAACAAATTTACGAAGACTTTAAACTTAGCTGGAATGATTTAGAATATATTCTCTCTGGGACAGGACCTTATGATTTTTCTCAAGTTGCAAGAGCTACTTTGGAATGTGCAAAAAAAGAAGACGAATTTATATTCTGGGGTTGTAAAGAACTTGGGCTGGAAGGAATTTTAACTGCAACTGGCACAAATAGACTTAAAAAAGGAAATTGGAACGAGGGAGAGACTGCATATTCTGAGATAGTAAAAGGAATAGAATTGCTACTAAGAAAAGGATATATAGGTAAACTTGTTCTTATATTAAGTCCAGACATTTATGTTCAGCTTTCAAGAATAAACCCAATGGCTGGAGTGCTGGAACTTGAAAGAATCTCAAAACTGGTAGATAATAACATTTTTAAAACACCAGTACTTGGTGAAGGAAAAGCAGTCTTAGTTTGTGCGGAGTTTTCTAACATCGATTTAACGATAGGGCAAGATATGATTGTAACATATATGGGAAATGACAAACTTGACCATGAGTTTAGAATTATAGAAACAATTGTACTTCGTATTAAAAACAAGGATTCTATTGTAATATTTGAATAA
- a CDS encoding rubrerythrin family protein, with protein MSVKNDMTIGFLRSAYGGESMAHMRYLLWGDIAEKEGFPNIARLFRAISYAEQVHANNHFKVLGDIKGGHMVASDAVFGVGTTVENLQGAIDGELFEVNQMYDVYLNAARYQNEKDAERSFHFAIEAEKIHAQLFKMAQDSAKEGKDIEIKNVYICPVCGHTVLDEAPEFCPICGTKKEMYKMF; from the coding sequence ATGAGCGTAAAGAATGATATGACAATAGGATTTTTAAGGTCTGCATATGGTGGGGAGAGCATGGCTCACATGAGGTATCTGCTTTGGGGTGACATTGCTGAAAAAGAAGGTTTTCCGAACATTGCAAGACTTTTTAGAGCAATCTCATATGCTGAGCAGGTCCATGCAAACAATCATTTTAAAGTACTTGGTGACATTAAAGGTGGGCATATGGTTGCATCTGATGCAGTGTTTGGAGTTGGCACAACAGTGGAAAATCTTCAAGGTGCAATTGACGGTGAGCTTTTTGAGGTAAACCAGATGTATGATGTTTACTTAAATGCGGCAAGATATCAAAACGAAAAAGATGCAGAAAGGAGCTTTCATTTTGCAATTGAGGCAGAAAAGATTCATGCTCAGCTTTTTAAAATGGCTCAAGATAGCGCAAAAGAAGGAAAGGATATAGAGATTAAAAATGTTTATATCTGCCCTGTTTGCGGACATACAGTTTTAGATGAGGCTCCTGAGTTTTGTCCGATATGTGGGACAAAGAAGGAAATGTATAAGATGTTTTAA
- a CDS encoding aldo/keto reductase, producing MYIADPNRYNNMLYLRCGKSGLKLPAISLGFWHNFGDGDPFDNMRKIVQRAFDLGITYFDLANNYGPPPGAAEENFGRIFKLDLNPYRDEIIVATKAGYKMWEGPYGDWGSKKYLLASLDQSLKRMNLDYVDIFYSHRPDPETPIEETMEALYQAVHSGKALYAGISNYNPEQTKIAYSAAKQIGLKLIVNQVRYNMFARDVENGLFDTLNELGMGAVIYSPLAQGLLTDRYLDGIPEDSRVRKSGVFLKESDITPERIEKVKKLSEIAKRRGQTVSQLALSWILRNKVVASVIVGASKVSQIEDNVGCINNLEFSEEELKEIEEILK from the coding sequence ATGTATATTGCTGATCCAAACAGATACAATAATATGCTATACCTACGCTGTGGGAAAAGTGGCTTAAAACTTCCTGCTATCTCACTTGGGTTTTGGCACAATTTTGGAGATGGTGACCCATTTGACAACATGCGAAAAATTGTTCAAAGAGCTTTTGATCTTGGAATAACATACTTTGACCTTGCAAACAACTACGGACCACCACCGGGTGCTGCTGAGGAAAATTTTGGCAGAATATTTAAGCTTGATTTAAACCCTTACAGAGATGAAATAATTGTTGCAACAAAAGCAGGATACAAGATGTGGGAAGGTCCTTACGGTGATTGGGGCTCAAAAAAGTATCTTCTTGCAAGCTTAGACCAAAGCCTAAAAAGAATGAACCTTGACTATGTTGATATCTTCTACTCTCACAGACCAGACCCAGAAACACCAATTGAAGAGACAATGGAGGCTTTGTATCAGGCAGTGCACAGCGGAAAAGCTTTGTATGCTGGTATATCTAATTACAATCCTGAACAAACTAAAATAGCGTATTCAGCTGCAAAACAAATTGGACTAAAGCTTATAGTAAATCAAGTTCGATACAATATGTTTGCAAGAGATGTTGAAAATGGTCTTTTTGATACATTAAATGAGCTTGGTATGGGAGCTGTGATATATTCTCCTCTTGCTCAAGGACTTCTGACAGATCGTTATTTAGATGGAATTCCTGAAGATTCAAGAGTAAGAAAATCGGGCGTATTCTTAAAAGAAAGTGATATAACTCCTGAGAGAATTGAAAAGGTTAAAAAACTCTCTGAGATTGCAAAAAGGCGTGGTCAGACAGTTTCACAGCTTGCACTTTCGTGGATTTTGCGCAACAAAGTTGTAGCATCAGTAATTGTCGGTGCAAGCAAAGTGTCTCAGATTGAAGATAATGTGGGTTGTATTAATAATCTTGAGTTTTCAGAAGAAGAATTGAAAGAAATTGAGGAGATTTTGAAATAA
- a CDS encoding glycosyltransferase: MKKVFLQFGSGLGPMSRSLPIAEGLQREGYIVKYFGFENAKPYMNKIGIEELSENFNIKDIKKGVQTPNWYCAEQFWEIIGYGNMEWVEKKVEELIEYLKDFSPDFIISDLGILSCIAARIMDIPLIAITQSCYHPNIAFGRIRWWEEEQNLKFTLTEKLNNYFKKKGVSQLNSFEEIFTGSLTIIPSFPEFDPINNPSEFNTYYVGPILWDPLDMAKEEYIKLFNRDKNKPTIFCYTARFYDNVGESGIIIFKTLLSALKKFDANIIFSTGSDSDRKIAKEILNSYGIDEEKFSIIDWVPMGIAYGNSDVVIHHGGHGSCLGQFLYEVPSLIIPTHTEREYNARICTNMGVSKFIKREDIEKADILAEIVEILTNSSFKERLHFWHTKLNEYNFTGVNKVLELIQKL; the protein is encoded by the coding sequence ATGAAAAAAGTATTCTTACAATTTGGTTCTGGGTTAGGTCCCATGTCTCGATCCCTTCCAATCGCAGAAGGGTTACAAAGAGAAGGATATATCGTAAAGTATTTTGGATTTGAAAATGCAAAACCATATATGAATAAAATAGGAATTGAAGAGTTATCAGAAAATTTTAATATCAAGGATATTAAAAAAGGAGTGCAAACTCCTAATTGGTATTGTGCAGAGCAATTTTGGGAAATAATAGGATATGGTAATATGGAATGGGTAGAAAAAAAAGTTGAAGAATTAATAGAATATTTAAAAGATTTTTCTCCTGATTTTATAATATCAGACCTTGGTATATTAAGTTGTATTGCTGCAAGAATAATGGACATACCTTTGATAGCTATAACTCAAAGTTGTTATCATCCTAACATTGCTTTTGGAAGAATAAGATGGTGGGAAGAAGAACAAAATTTAAAGTTTACATTAACTGAGAAATTAAATAATTATTTTAAGAAAAAAGGTGTTTCACAATTAAATTCTTTTGAAGAAATTTTTACTGGTAGTTTAACCATAATTCCCAGTTTTCCTGAATTTGATCCAATAAATAATCCTTCAGAATTTAACACATATTATGTTGGTCCCATATTATGGGATCCATTAGACATGGCTAAAGAAGAGTATATAAAATTGTTTAACAGAGATAAAAATAAGCCTACAATTTTTTGCTATACAGCAAGATTTTACGACAATGTGGGTGAAAGTGGAATTATTATTTTTAAAACATTACTTTCAGCATTAAAAAAATTTGATGCTAACATTATTTTTTCTACAGGGAGTGATTCGGACAGGAAAATAGCAAAAGAGATTTTAAACTCTTACGGAATTGATGAAGAGAAATTTAGCATTATTGATTGGGTTCCAATGGGAATTGCTTATGGAAACTCTGATGTTGTTATCCATCATGGAGGCCATGGAAGTTGTTTAGGTCAATTTTTGTATGAGGTACCTTCATTAATTATACCTACTCATACTGAACGAGAGTATAATGCAAGAATTTGCACCAATATGGGAGTTTCTAAATTTATAAAAAGAGAAGACATTGAAAAAGCAGATATATTAGCTGAAATTGTTGAGATTTTAACTAACTCAAGTTTTAAAGAAAGATTACACTTTTGGCATACTAAACTAAATGAATATAATTTTACAGGTGTAAATAAAGTTTTAGAATTGATTCAAAAATTATAA
- the zapA gene encoding cell division protein ZapA yields MDENIRREDNLKRIEVKIAGMNYVLKTDEDEEYIMKIANYINKKMSEVVANEPQLSTSLSAMLTAFLVADEYFKHLLECDEKLSKIGVESEKYQKEVEEYKEKLKKAEEKLLQQNQEIEKLNEIIQNLNQELEKTKQELEKTKKELDDFINAFDGDR; encoded by the coding sequence ATGGATGAAAATATCAGGAGAGAAGATAATTTGAAGAGAATTGAAGTAAAGATTGCGGGTATGAATTATGTATTAAAGACTGACGAAGATGAAGAATACATAATGAAGATTGCAAATTATATAAACAAGAAGATGTCTGAGGTTGTGGCAAACGAGCCGCAGCTTTCTACATCTCTTTCGGCAATGCTCACAGCCTTTTTGGTGGCAGACGAGTATTTTAAACACCTTTTAGAATGTGATGAGAAGCTTTCAAAGATAGGTGTTGAAAGCGAGAAATATCAAAAAGAGGTTGAGGAGTATAAAGAGAAATTAAAAAAGGCAGAGGAAAAGCTCTTGCAGCAAAATCAAGAGATTGAAAAGTTAAATGAAATTATTCAAAATCTTAACCAAGAACTTGAAAAAACAAAGCAGGAACTTGAAAAGACTAAAAAAGAACTTGATGATTTCATAAACGCATTTGATGGTGATAGATAA
- a CDS encoding alkaline phosphatase family protein, with product MVIDKMKMLFVFLDGVGKGEKNEYNPFFYYHPKAYDIFLKDGNVLFLDATLGIEGLPQSATGQVTIYSGINAAKEVGFHINGQITPSLKKIIDKQNIFTTLSRHGLKVDFANVYRNEYLQKLLNDKNFKMSVTSYMVLTAGIRFKTVEDLLKSEGVYFDITNHVLIESGYEVPVFSPEKAAENLLNVLNKNDFVLFEHFKTDIIGHSCDMEKALELIKLLDEFIISLIEDLPKDACLVVTSDHGNIEDLSTKTHTKNKVPFLAYGNKKEIFAIESIEQIYSSILKYFEI from the coding sequence ATGGTGATAGATAAAATGAAAATGCTTTTTGTATTTTTGGACGGTGTTGGAAAAGGGGAGAAAAATGAATACAACCCCTTTTTTTATTATCATCCAAAAGCATATGACATTTTTTTAAAAGACGGGAATGTCCTGTTTTTGGATGCCACGCTTGGCATTGAAGGTCTGCCGCAAAGTGCCACAGGCCAGGTTACAATTTATTCAGGCATAAACGCAGCAAAAGAGGTAGGGTTTCATATCAACGGACAGATTACACCAAGCCTCAAGAAAATAATTGACAAACAAAATATATTCACTACTCTTTCCCGGCACGGTTTGAAAGTAGACTTTGCAAATGTTTACAGAAACGAGTATTTGCAAAAGCTATTAAATGACAAGAATTTTAAAATGTCTGTGACAAGTTATATGGTTTTGACGGCAGGCATAAGGTTCAAAACAGTGGAAGACCTCTTGAAATCTGAGGGAGTTTATTTTGATATTACAAATCACGTTTTGATTGAAAGTGGATATGAGGTACCAGTTTTTTCACCTGAGAAGGCAGCTGAAAATCTTTTGAATGTGCTAAACAAAAATGATTTTGTTTTGTTTGAACATTTTAAAACAGACATCATAGGACATTCATGTGATATGGAAAAAGCTTTAGAGCTTATAAAACTTTTAGATGAGTTTATAATCAGCTTAATTGAAGATCTTCCAAAGGATGCTTGCCTTGTTGTTACATCTGACCATGGTAACATAGAAGATTTGTCAACAAAGACACATACAAAAAATAAAGTACCTTTTTTAGCATATGGAAATAAAAAAGAAATTTTTGCTATTGAGTCAATTGAACAGATTTATAGTAGTATATTAAAATACTTTGAAATATAA
- a CDS encoding peptidase U32 family protein: MKKVELLAPAGGFEELIAAIKAGADSVYVGAKEFSARAYAKNFSEDELKKAIDFCHERGKKIYLAINTLIYNDEMRKALKLLEFAYKEGIDAVIVQDIGLLFIMINEFPDLPIYASTQMTVHNLAQVKFLEGLGVKRVILSRELSIDEIKNIRQQSSIELEVFVHGALCVSYSGQCLFSSIIFKRSGNRGQCAQPCRLYYKLLDKEKKVIDRGYLLSPKDICLLENIDKLIEAGVDSFKIEGRLKDHYYVYTVSSIYRKYIDMYYEKGEITIDSADKQKLLLVFNRGNFSTGYLENTDIDRIIFKKAPNNTGLFIGKFYFENETLFLQTSYNLSNGDVISFRNKNFEEILLEINNNIIKKDDKRFEVKVDFERKKRLKEFSQGQVFIVRNKEHEIRIEKEMNKEKKFRKVDFKVWIEKEKKIKALAACDRFEVVEEGEVVQQAKEKKVTSAAVISSFSKLGGTIFEMGNFDAHIEDGCFVKVSELNRLRKVLIEKLSQKIISFYKRSLKQDVEISRYLEDGCARSFNRSHRFSFMIDSLWQLEKLKKWCEARNLSNYEIYIPYNVIFDIKTDDNMVAYLDRITHDEDLKKVDVEKIKEKGIKKVLVRNLGQYEIFKHNFEIYFDFSLNTTNSVSLKFLELLGGKRICLSVELSKTRIIEIYKNAQESEIEVIVFGRIPLMINRLKFFEKGEYLQDRNGELLKLIKTQRGKNEVLNPAFLYIDDKDVPSDVLRFDFTGINEKEMEKALEGYFDNKGIGLKITKGYYLS, translated from the coding sequence ATGAAAAAGGTAGAGTTACTGGCACCAGCAGGTGGGTTTGAAGAGCTCATTGCAGCCATAAAAGCTGGGGCTGACAGCGTGTATGTTGGTGCAAAAGAGTTCTCAGCAAGAGCGTATGCAAAGAACTTTTCAGAAGATGAGCTTAAAAAAGCCATAGATTTTTGTCATGAGAGAGGAAAAAAGATATATCTTGCAATAAACACCCTGATTTACAATGATGAGATGCGCAAAGCTTTGAAGCTTTTAGAGTTTGCATATAAAGAAGGAATTGATGCTGTTATTGTGCAGGATATAGGTCTTCTTTTCATTATGATAAATGAATTTCCCGACCTACCTATTTATGCAAGCACACAGATGACAGTTCATAACTTGGCTCAGGTAAAGTTTTTGGAAGGCTTAGGAGTAAAGAGAGTTATACTCTCAAGAGAGCTCTCAATAGATGAGATAAAGAACATAAGACAGCAAAGTAGTATTGAACTTGAGGTTTTTGTGCATGGAGCTTTGTGTGTTTCATATTCTGGTCAGTGTCTTTTTTCAAGCATAATTTTTAAAAGAAGTGGCAACAGAGGGCAGTGTGCCCAGCCTTGCAGGCTTTATTATAAGCTATTAGATAAGGAAAAAAAAGTAATTGATAGAGGATATCTTCTTTCACCAAAGGATATTTGTCTTTTAGAAAACATAGATAAACTAATCGAAGCAGGGGTTGACTCTTTCAAGATAGAGGGAAGATTAAAGGACCATTATTATGTGTACACTGTGAGCTCAATCTATAGAAAATATATTGATATGTATTACGAGAAAGGCGAAATAACAATCGACAGCGCTGATAAGCAAAAACTTCTACTTGTTTTCAACAGAGGAAACTTCAGTACTGGATACTTAGAAAATACTGATATAGATAGAATAATCTTTAAGAAAGCACCTAACAATACAGGTCTTTTTATTGGGAAATTTTATTTTGAGAACGAAACCCTTTTTTTGCAGACTTCATATAACCTTTCAAACGGTGATGTGATTTCTTTTAGAAACAAAAATTTTGAAGAGATTCTTCTTGAAATAAATAACAATATTATTAAGAAAGATGACAAAAGATTTGAGGTGAAAGTTGATTTTGAAAGGAAAAAGAGATTGAAAGAATTTTCTCAGGGTCAGGTGTTTATTGTAAGAAATAAAGAACATGAAATTAGAATAGAAAAAGAAATGAATAAGGAGAAAAAATTTAGGAAGGTTGATTTTAAAGTATGGATAGAGAAAGAAAAAAAAATAAAAGCTTTAGCAGCATGTGATAGATTTGAGGTAGTGGAAGAGGGGGAAGTTGTTCAGCAGGCAAAAGAGAAAAAAGTTACATCTGCTGCTGTAATCAGCAGCTTTTCAAAACTGGGTGGAACAATTTTTGAGATGGGAAATTTTGATGCGCATATTGAAGATGGCTGTTTTGTGAAGGTCTCAGAACTAAACAGGCTGAGAAAGGTATTGATTGAAAAGCTTTCTCAAAAGATAATTAGCTTTTATAAGAGAAGTCTAAAACAAGATGTTGAAATTTCAAGGTATTTAGAAGATGGTTGTGCAAGGTCATTTAATAGAAGTCACCGGTTTTCTTTCATGATAGATTCACTCTGGCAACTTGAAAAGCTTAAAAAGTGGTGTGAGGCACGCAATCTTTCTAACTATGAAATCTACATTCCTTACAATGTAATTTTTGATATAAAGACAGATGACAATATGGTTGCTTATCTTGACAGGATAACACACGATGAAGATTTAAAAAAGGTTGATGTTGAAAAAATAAAAGAAAAGGGTATAAAAAAAGTTTTGGTAAGAAACCTTGGGCAGTATGAGATTTTCAAGCACAACTTTGAAATTTATTTTGATTTTAGCTTAAACACTACAAATTCTGTTTCATTAAAATTTTTAGAACTACTTGGTGGTAAAAGAATCTGTCTTTCGGTTGAGCTATCTAAAACAAGAATTATAGAAATTTACAAAAACGCACAAGAAAGTGAGATAGAAGTAATTGTCTTTGGTAGAATTCCTCTGATGATAAACAGGCTTAAATTTTTCGAAAAGGGAGAATATTTGCAAGACAGGAACGGTGAGCTTTTGAAACTTATAAAAACCCAAAGAGGGAAAAATGAAGTTTTAAACCCTGCATTTTTGTATATAGACGATAAAGATGTGCCATCTGATGTGCTGAGATTTGATTTCACAGGCATAAATGAAAAAGAAATGGAAAAAGCTTTGGAAGGTTATTTTGATAACAAGGGGATTGGTCTAAAAATTACAAAGGGGTATTATTTGTCATGA
- the ytvI gene encoding sporulation integral membrane protein YtvI, which produces MREFTKNRFVVAMIYVIIISAFIFSCAYLIKTFDLFVRFMIKAFIPVIIGLFIAVVFEPLLKYMEKNKVNRTISAILILIVLNIILGFMLAEGIYILVNECMRLVASLQNIDYDKIYQALDKLFSNVKNIYSGLPGPIVNFIQSGVDELTNVLNQIATMSLKVIKVIPATLKGVTVWFFSVLSAFFFMRDRHKMRSWLIQNFSVQIYKELSSIAFKVIDSVVDYAKSQIILAILMFLSGLVGLSIIKAPYFLVVSLLLGLMSIIPIIGSGIILLPWIAGSFIAGDTNFGIKLLIVYLIILGIREFASIKIVANQVGISTFTTLVSIYAGVEVFGAWGFVIGPLLVVFLKAVYETGAIKKIRENLFLTKKE; this is translated from the coding sequence ATGAGGGAGTTTACAAAAAACCGGTTTGTGGTTGCTATGATTTATGTTATCATAATTAGCGCTTTTATCTTTTCATGTGCATATTTAATCAAGACATTTGACCTTTTTGTGAGATTTATGATAAAAGCATTCATTCCAGTTATAATAGGACTCTTTATTGCAGTTGTGTTTGAACCGCTTTTAAAATATATGGAAAAGAATAAAGTAAACAGGACAATCTCTGCAATACTTATACTTATTGTCCTCAACATAATACTTGGTTTTATGCTTGCAGAGGGCATATATATACTTGTGAATGAGTGCATGAGATTAGTTGCGAGTCTTCAAAATATTGATTATGATAAAATTTATCAGGCTTTAGACAAGCTCTTTTCAAATGTAAAAAATATATACTCAGGATTGCCGGGGCCTATTGTAAATTTTATTCAATCAGGTGTTGACGAACTTACAAATGTACTTAACCAAATTGCCACAATGAGTTTAAAGGTAATAAAGGTTATACCAGCAACCTTAAAAGGTGTCACGGTGTGGTTTTTTTCTGTTCTGTCAGCCTTTTTCTTTATGCGCGACAGACACAAAATGAGGTCATGGCTAATTCAAAACTTTTCAGTCCAGATTTACAAAGAACTTTCATCAATTGCTTTTAAAGTTATAGACTCTGTTGTAGACTATGCAAAGTCTCAGATAATTCTGGCAATTTTAATGTTTCTCTCAGGGCTTGTAGGGCTTTCTATAATAAAGGCGCCTTACTTTTTGGTGGTAAGTCTTCTTCTGGGGCTTATGAGCATAATTCCAATCATAGGTTCAGGCATAATATTGCTTCCGTGGATTGCAGGCAGTTTTATAGCTGGGGACACTAATTTTGGAATAAAACTTTTGATTGTATATCTTATAATTTTAGGCATTCGTGAATTTGCCTCTATCAAGATTGTTGCGAACCAGGTGGGGATTTCGACCTTTACAACACTTGTTTCTATCTATGCAGGTGTTGAAGTGTTTGGAGCGTGGGGGTTTGTGATAGGTCCGCTTTTGGTTGTGTTTTTGAAAGCAGTGTATGAGACAGGTGCAATTAAAAAGATAAGAGAAAATCTCTTTTTGACAAAAAAGGAGTGA